A stretch of Perognathus longimembris pacificus isolate PPM17 chromosome 1, ASM2315922v1, whole genome shotgun sequence DNA encodes these proteins:
- the C1H12orf29 gene encoding uncharacterized protein C12orf29 homolog translates to MMRRLGSVQRKMPCVFVTEVIDEPSAKREHQPFKVLATETLSHKALDADIHSAIPTEKVDGTCCYVTTYKDKPYLWARLDRKPNKQAEKRFKNFLHSKENSQEFLWNVEEDFKPVPECWIPAKEIEQLNGNLVPDENGHIPGWVPVEKNSKQYCWHSSVVNYEFEVALVLRHHPDEPELLEVSAVPLSDLLEQTLELVGTNVNGNPYGLGSKKHPLHFLIPHGAFQIRDLPALNHSDLLSWFEGCREGKIEGIVWHCSNGCLIKVHRHHLGLCWPVSETYMNSKPVIINMNLNKYHCAFDTKCLFDTKCLFNQLSKIDKQKFGRLKDLILDI, encoded by the exons ATGATGCGACGCTTGGGCTCCGTGCAGCGGAAAATGCCCTGTGTGTTTGTGACGGAGGTGATAGACGAGCCCTCGGCCAAAAGGGAGCACCAG ccaTTTAAAGTTTTGGCAACTGAAACTCTAAGTCACAAGGCATTAGATGCAGATATACACAGTGCAATTCCAACAGAAAAAGTGGATGGAACATGTTGTTATGTTACTACCTACAAAG ATAAGCCATACCTTTGGGCTCGACTAGATAGAAAACCCAACAAACAAGctgaaaaaagatttaaaaattttctaCATTCCAAAGAGAACTCACAAG aatTTCTTTGGAATGTGGAAGAGGATTTCAAACCTGTCCCAGAGTGCTGGATACCAGCAAAGGAAATAGAACAACTGAATGGGAATCTGGTGCCTGATGAAAATGGACACATTCCTG GTTGGGTACCAGTAGAGAAAAACAGCAAACAGTATTGCTGGCATTCTTCTGTAGTGAATTATGAATTTGAAGTTGCTCTTGTACTAAGGCATCATCCTGATGAGCCTGAGCTTTTGGAAGTAAGTGCAGTGCCACTATCAGATCTCTTAGAGCAAACCTTGGAGCTTGTTGGAACAAATGTGAATGGAAACCCATATG GACTGGGAAGCAAGAAACATCCACTGCACTTTCTTATACCACATGGAGCATTCCAAATAAGAGATCTGCCTGCACTGAATCACAGTGACCTCCTGTCCTGGTTTGAAGGTTGCAGAGAGGGTAAAATTGAAGGAATTGTATGGCACTGCAGTAATGGCTGCTTAATTAAG gtCCATCGCCATCATCTTGGTTTATGCTGGCCAGTTTCTGAGACTTATATGAATTCAAAACCAGTTATTATCAATATGAACCTGAACAAATATCACTGTGCTTTTGATACTAAATGTCTGTTTGATACT
- the C1H12orf50 gene encoding uncharacterized protein C12orf50 homolog has protein sequence MEMQQNCSISCFWETQPLGCVKISCIFYHSKPRNINGLFLPPSSNVTLQKESQEGNPSPTHSQEPLKPQENILRPIHHPLVLKTNFEEEEEEDEQNDASSLWTKTPEEIEEKRAIKEMCYKSGEYYRFHSPPDTSSTKNTAPTKEKELEKPLESGSELQEGDGLTVPTKLNLFERHGEMKISLDRKPRTDISAFENGGGDCYIPQRIIFLGVDESEALTEEKAITVSKCPTTKVNDVQPVRKPHFKGVKKRKWIYDEPKNFPNSGMRRAVQATHPKHKMSYHHHNKNRNAENEPYIHVQRHAVRPVPLNTPPRSRPTNGSYNKVNVNKEPKLNLCPEKHAPTSYNGSTWQKRIPFSKMYSKNEKIYPEPRRNGSK, from the exons ATGGAAATGCAG CAAAACTGCAGCATTTCCTGCTTCTGGGAAACTCAGCCTCTTGGTTGTGTGAAGATCAGTTGTATCTTTTACCACAGCAAACCTCGAAATATCAATGGATTATTTTTGCCACCAAGTAGTA ATGTCACACTACAGAAAGAAAGTCAGGAAGGAAATCCATCTCCAACCCATAGTCAGGAACCTCTGAAACCTCAGGAGAATATATTGCGTCCCATTCACCATCCTTTAGTTTTAAAAACTAActttgaagaagaggaggaagaagatgaacaGAATG ATGCTTCTAGTTTATGGACAAAGACTCctgaagaaattgaagaaaaaagagCAATAAAGGAGATGTGTTATAAATCTG GTGAATACTATAGATTTCATAGTCCTCCAGATACTTCATCAACCAAAAACACAGCTCCCACCAAGGAGAAAGAGTTAGAAAAGCCTTTGGAGAGTGGCAGTGAATTGCAAGAAG gGGATGGTCTTACAGTGCCAACAAAACTTAACCTATTTGAAAGGCATGGTGAGATGAAAATATCATTGGATAGGAAACCAAGGACTGACATTTCTGCTTTTGAAAATGGAG GAGGTGACTGTTACATTCCACAGAGGATCATATTTCTTGGAGTAGATGAAAGTGAAGCTTTAACTGAAGAAAAAGCCATCACGGTGTCAAAATGTCCAACTACTAAAG TGAATGATGTCCAGCCAGTGAGGAAGCCTCATTTTAAAggtgtgaagaaaagaaaatggatttatGATGAACCCAAGAACTTTCCTAACTCAGGAATGCGGAGAG CAGTACAAGCCACACATCCCAAGCATAAAATGAGTTACCATCATCATAACAAAAACCGAAATGCTGAGAATGAACCCTATATCCACGTTCAAAGACATGCTGTCAGGCCTGTGCCACTGAACACACCTCCCCGTAGCAGACCCACAAATGGGTCCTACAATAAAGTTAATGTGAACAAGGAACCCAAACTCAACCTCTGTCCAG agaAACATGCACCAACATCATATAATGGTTCAACCTGGcaaaaaagaattcctttttccaaaatgtattcaaaaaatgaaaagatatatccag AGCCAAGAAGAAATGGGAGCAAGTAA